Proteins encoded within one genomic window of Humulus lupulus chromosome 1, drHumLupu1.1, whole genome shotgun sequence:
- the LOC133812943 gene encoding DNA mismatch repair protein MLH3 isoform X2, with amino-acid sequence MATIQPLPQSLRTSLRSGIILFDTATVVEELVFNSLDAAASMVSVFVGVGTSYIKVVDDGSGIPRDDLVLLGERYATSKFDHLVDKDAECKSFGFRGEALASISDVSLLEVVTKASGRPNGYRKVMKGSKCLYLGIHDDRKDVGTTVVVRDLFYNQPIRRKYIQSSPKKVLQSIKKCVQRISLVHSKVSFKVVDIESEDVLLYTLPSSPLSLLTTCFGTDISTSLHELKSSSGKVKLSGYISSPCDNLSVKVFQYVYINSRYVCKGPIQKLVNQLAARFQCSNQGKTVNNFQTRKRSRAQIYPAFILNIRCPRSFYDLTFEPSKTFVEFKDWVPVLTLLDEAIQDLWKENISDVGGKDISLNGDRNAISLEDLDDVFSRNSTIGKKKGRIENPEDSLDPISSHLKMPIKEVNHLSQREQNMITNKCSHIYTHYFQEQENETDSFRTDNSLQTWDQPIAQCKPKVSKIYEYQPFISNNSSLSTEGHYLVDEYTSGERRRVSADDVNFSSPWGRDSFEVNLGVSSEPADSSLCCDHQDFNDDVAVRRDGKKPFLKSCSSRGSLPQERSLCTDDACKFKSDSFKINQMLNWPYDRVNISETRGSNQNFDFLSCPLREDNKSRFQSSPTAEIGSMPRSSLRSIPLYDKHADYNDGFFSDSVKKVETIGSSHLNLDSEWCSLSLDSISQATPWDVDHYPDFDILEDGCKSARTASVKHFMDREENDCRYTYDMLEKRSSQEKWNASCSYSEFADDDLGEFLHRRNSKNKCPPKSMNILTSETDWLSEESLGKNYLSGEMYKSQRDQNTCEESERNYHFTKRRSRSHSAPPFCRSKRKFLTLNYHSAGKEGNDPAYPEGRERWKPVAVGDSLLDWVNLQDLKEDLMEIRSDERHEQSVCFDIQDAPFKENVSNEFQDSLNCGSKWRNSCPKTAHNRKLHDIQNQSSILDISSGLLHLAGDSLVPESINKNSLKEAIVLQQIDKKYIPIVAGKTLAVVDQHAADERIRLEELRQKVLSGEAREITFLDEEKELMLPEIGHQLLHSYAKEIKEWGWICNIHAQDPKSFNRNLNLLHNRPTVIKLVAVPCILGVNLSDIDLTEFLQQLADTDGSSTIPPSVLRVLNSKACRGAIMFGDALLHSECSLLIEELKYTSLCFQCAHGRPTTAPLVNLEVLHKQIAKTALLTDDSNGLWHGLRRHELSVERAERRLMSASY; translated from the exons ATGGCCACCATCCAACCCTTGCCCCAATCTCTTCGTACTTCACTGCGTTCTGGAATCATTCTTTTTGACACCGCCACTGTGGTCGAAGAGCTCGTTTTTAACAGCCTCGACGCTGCTGCTTCAATG GTATCAGTTTTTGTAGGCGTTGGGACCTCTTATATCAAAGTGGTAGATGATG GATCAGGCATCCCACGAGATGATTTGGTGCTTTTGGGAGAAAGATATG CAACATCGAAGTTTGATCATTTGGTTGATAAGGATGCTGAATGTAAGAGCTTTGGCTTTCGAGGAGAAGCACTGGCTTCAATTTCTGATGTATCCTTGTTAGAAGTTGTAACAAAAGCTTCTGGGAGGCCTAATGGATACCGCAAAGTCATgaag GGAAGCAAGTGTTTGTATCTCGGAATACACGATGATAGGAAGGATGTGGGAACAACAG TTGTTGTTCGCGATTTATTTTACAACCAACCAATTCGGAGGAAGTATATTCAATCAAG CCCTAAGAAGGTCTTGCAATCAATCAAGAAATGCGTACAGAGAATTTCCCTTGTGCACTCAAAAGTATCCTTTAAAGTTGTTGATATAGAAAG TGAGGATGTACTTCTCTACACACTACCTTCTTCTCCCTTGTCCCTATTGACCACTTGTTTTGGGACTGACATCTCGACCTCTCTTCATGAATTGAAAAGTAGTAGTGGCAAAGTTAAGCTTTCTGGATACATATCTTCCCCTTGTGACAATTTGAGCGTCAAG GTCTTTCAATATGTCT ATATTAACTCACGGTATGTGTGCAAAGGGCCAATCCAGAAATTGGTGAATCAATTGGCAGCTAGATTTCAATGTTCCAACCAAGGAAAAACTGTTAATAATTTCCAAACCAGAAAACGAAGCAGAGCTCAAATATATCCTGCTTTTATCTTGAACATACGTTGCCCTCGGTCCTTTTATGatttaacctttgaaccatcaAAAACATTTGTAGAGTTCAAG GATTGGGTTCCTGTACTTACACTTCTCGATGAGGCCATTCAAGACTTGTGGAAGGAAAACATTTCTGATGTAGGGGGCAAAGATATATCGTTGAATGGAGACAGAAACGCCATATCTTTAGAGG ACTTAGATGATGTTTTTTCAAGAAACTCTACAATTGGGAAAAAGAAGGGGAGAATCGAAAATCCTGAGGACTCTCTTGACCCTATTTCTTCTCATTTGAAGATGCCTATCAAAGAGGTCAACCATTTGTCTCAAAGGGAACAGAATATGATTACAAATAAATGCTCACATATATATACTCATTACTTCCAGGAGCAAGAAAATGAGACGGATTCTTTTCGTACTGACAATTCTCTTCAGACATGGGATCAACCCATTGCCCAATGCAAGCCTAAAGTATCTAAAATCTACGAGTACCAGCCATTTATTTCTAATAATAGCTCTTTATCGACGGAAGGTCATTACCTGGTAGATGAATATACTTCTGGAGAAAGACGCAGAGTTAGTGCAGATGATGTTAACTTTAGTTCTCCATGGGGAAGGGATTCCTTTGAAGTTAATCTCGGGGTTAGCAGTGAACCTGCTGATAGTTCATTGTGTTGTGATCATCAAGATTTCAATGATGATGTAGCAGTGAGGAGGGATGGGAAGAAACCTTTTCTGAAGAGTTGTTCCTCCAGAGGGAGCCTTCCACAAGAGAGGTCTTTGTGTACAGATGATGCTTGTAAGTTTAAAAGTGATAGCTTTAAGATCAACCAAATGTTGAACTGGCCTTATGACAGGGTTAATATTTCAGAAACTCGTGGCAGCAACCAGAATTTTGATTTCTTGTCATGTCCTTTGCGGGAGGACAACAAATCAAGATTTCAGTCTTCTCCCACTGCAGAAATTGGTAGTATGCCAAGATCTTCCCTAAGGTCAATCCCACTTTATGATAAGCATGCTGACTATAATGATGGTTTCTTCTCTGATTCGGTTAAAAAGGTAGAGACCATTGGCTCTAGTCATCTCAACTTGGACTCTGAATGGTGCTCTTTGAGCTTAGATTCCATTTCCCAGGCCACACCTTGGGATGTAGATCATTACCCTGATTTCGACATACTTGAAGATGGTTGTAAATCTGCTAGAACAGCTAGTGTAAAACATTTTATGGACAGAGAAGAAAATGACTGCAGATATACTTATGATATGCTGGAAAAGAGGTCCAGCCAAGAAAAGTGGAATGCAAGTTGTTCATACAGTGAATTTGCAGATGATGATTTGGGTGAATTTCTTCATAGACGCAATTCTAAGAATAAATGCCCCCCTAAATCGATGAACATATTAACTAGTGAAACAGACTGGTTAAGTGAAGAATCTCTTGGTAAAAACTACTTGAGTGGTGAAATGTACAAAAGTCAAAGAGATCAAAATACTTGTGAGGAAAGTGAAAGGAATTATCATTTTACCAAACGAAGATCAAGAAGCCATTCAGCTCCACCATTTTGTAGAAGCAAGAGGAAGTTCTTGACCTTAAATTATCATTCTGCAGGGAAAGAGGGCAATGACCCAGCTTATCCAG AAGGTCGTGAACGGTGGAAGCCTGTAGCTGTGGGGGATTCATT GCTAGATTGGGTGAATTTGCAAGACCTGAAGGAAGACTTAATGGAGATTAGAAGTGATGAAAGGCATGAACAGTCTGTTTGCTTCGACATTCAAGATGCTCCATTTAAAG AAAATGTTTCAAATGAATTTCAAGATTCCCTGAATTGTGGGAGCAAATGGAGGAACAGCTGCCCAAAGACTGCT CACAATAGGAAGTTGCATGACATCCAGAATCAGAGTAGTATTCTCGACATCTCTTCTGGATTGTTGCACCTTGCTGGCGACTCTTTAGTTCCCGAATCAATTAACAAAAACAGCCTTAAGGAAGCCATTGTACTCCAACAGATTGATAAAAAGTACATTCCGATTGTGGCTGGAAAAACTCTTGCTGTTGTTGACCAG CACGCTGCAGATGAACGGATCCGATTAGAGGAGTTGCGTCAGAAG GTCTTGTCTGGAGAAGCAAGGGAAATTACTTTTCTGGATGAAGAGAAAGAATTG ATGCTGCCAGAGATTGGACATCAGTTACTGCATAGCTATGCCAAGGAAATTAAAGAATGGGGTTGGATATGTAACATTCATGCTCAGGACCCAAAATCCTTTAACAG GAATTTGAATCTTCTCCACAACCGACCAACAGTTATTAAGCTCGTTGCG GTACCATGCATCTTAGGTGTCAACTTGTCTGATATAGACCTCACTGAATTTCTTCAGCAG CTGGCCGATACAGATGGATCTTCAACAATACCACCCTCTGTTCTTCGTGTCCTCAATTCAAAAGCATGTAGAG GTGCAATTATGTTTGGGGATGCATTGCTACATTCGGAGTGTTCCCTTCTCATTGAAGAGCTAAAGTATACCTCACTTTGTTTCCAG TGTGCTCATGGGCGGCCGACAACAGCCCCGCTTGTGAATTTGGAGGTGTTGCATAAGCAAATAGCTAAGACTGCGCTGCTGACCGATGATTCCAATGGGTTATGGCATGGCTTACGCCGACATGAGCTCAGTGTTGAACGTGCAGAGCGGCGTTTAATGTCAGCGTCTTATTAG